The segment GAGCTCTTTTCAggtatgtttgtctgtgtatttaatTCAAGCTGCTACAGCGAGAAATAAATAGTCTATTATCCCTCCTCCATCACTTTTTTGTTGCGTTTTGATATGTTGATAGTGTGCTTTTGCTTGGGgttgttttaaaacatgacgGAGTGAGCGTTTAAATTTTCTGATCCAAATTTTGATCATGAAATGTGTCAATGACTGAAAAATGcaggtgtgttcagtaaatGTCTCACGTGGTGAAAGCATCATTCTGCTTTGCCCCCAGGTAGTAAGAGTAGAGGTTGAACATGCCGATCATGAACGCCAGAAAGACCAAGATGAAGATGACCATGAACTTGAAGATATCCTTGACCGTCCTCCCTAACGAGATCTGCAGTGGACCAAAGCTCTCGTTGGCTGGGAGGATGTAGGCAATCCGAGAGAAGCTCAGCACCACTGCGATGGCGTACAGGCCCTCGGAAACCAGCTGGGGATCTGACGGCAACCAGTAGATTCGTGCTACAAACACAGAGCATGAAAACCTCAGGAATTCCTCTCTCACATAAGTAGATTTACTTGTACgcagctttaaaagaaaataattgtaATGTGGTCTGCAGTAATGGTTCACAAATAGAAACAACAagcaaaaactgtttcagtgattACATGGGcacttgaaaacaaacagaggagacTTGTGTAGTCTGGCAGCAGCGCAGAGACAATAATAACTgaaggctttttatttttagtgagGCTCAGCTTTCGAAGCAATCAGAGAAGACCGCTGTCAGCTCGGGCCTGTCAATCAATGTTTCTACTGATCACTGCAGCTGCTATTTCCAGAACGAGTAAGAAAATACAcgcaaacaaacaacaagagcACAAAAAGAAGGactaataaagacaaagagaaaaactgaagatGGAGACTTGAGAAAGAACAGATGcctattttttatattacatacatacatattagTTGTACAAGTTGCATTTAGTAGCTTTAAATAATCAATGGTTTTACATGTTGattgtctatgtgtgtgtgtgtgtgtgtgtgtgtgtgtgtgtgtgtgcgtgtgtgtgtgtgtaagcgcGCTCACCTAGTGTGAAGTAGTGTTTGTCTGACGGCAGGGTGACATTGATCAGTGTCGTGTAGTGCATGTAGACATATTTCTGGGCTATTTTAGCCTGTTTCAGAGCAGAGAAGCGACAGCTGAACGAGGCAAGGAAGATCGCCAGCATCCCAAAGTCCAAAAAGTTCCAGGCTTCAACCAGGTACTCTCCCGGACCCTGACTCCAGATCTCCTTCACCTCAGCCCAGATCATACCTGCAGCGGCACATGTCACATAATTGAATCTACTGGATGATGTTCTGATGACAACTTCATCATCGTCACCTTATGCTCACCCATGACCCATGAAATAATGAGGATCTCCATCCATGTGAAGGGTGTTGTGGTCATACGGTAGAGCAGCAGTGGATCAGAGTAGAGGTGGGGTCTTCCTGGGTGCTGATGGTGGGTCATGTTGGGCAAGAGGATGGTGCCTGCGAAGCGGTCCGCTGCATTCAGGATGAGGAGACCCAGAAAAATTGTAAAGGACGACGCGTGAGCCACAAACTTCATGAAGGGGCTACGCATCACTTTCCCCAcctgagtgagagagagatgaaacaaTAAGAAGACTGAGTTCACGCTTTTAGAAGCAGACCTGTGTGAAATTTGGATACACAAACGTTACACACTCTGCTGCATGGAGCGACCCAATAAGCCAGAGCCAGCCCCGGCAGTCCTATAGCCACCGCCAGGACCACGAGCAGTTTGATGGCAGTGGTCTGTTGCTTCAGGCCGGGCAGATTCTCATACCAGAtactcagcagctgctgctggcagTTAGGATGAGCCACAAACTGTGATGAGAGATACAAAACAcgaaagaaacaacaataacaataataaaacttaaTGGTAAAACATGACGATGGACCTCAACTACTGTTCTTAcctccctcctctgtgtcaTCGTCTGCTTGAGAACACACTAACCTTTTTCAGCTCATATTTGATGGCTAATTTGAGCCGTGTGAGGGAGGGGCGACCTGGCGGTTCGTAGCTGTCTTCAGAGTCCGTTTCTCCGTTCAGGAtggcctccacctcctccgTGCTACGACACAGATCCAAAAGTCCAACCACGTAGTCCTTACACTGGCTCGACAGTCGGCAGTAGTCATTCTACAAACACGAGGACAAACGTGCATTAATGTGTGAAACACTGCACGTGTGTTGCAGTTGGCGCAGTTTGGTGTTGGGGTTACAAGTGGACTCAAATTTGATGATGAATTTCTGTAAACAAACGACAGATGGTCATATCAATTCAGCTGATAGTGATGTAACACTGACACCAGCTCTGTAAATGTTTGCACAGATCAGAGAGTTATTACGACCACGTGATTTATTCGTGTGAGCTGGGTAATCGGACGTCTGTGCTCACAGgaacgttttgtttttgtactgcaCCTGTTGTACATTGTGTAACACACTGTCCTACTAATAATTATAGCTCGTATACATTTGCGTGTCAAACTAACGATTACAACAGCTAGATCTAGTCCCTTGTTTgcttctgcttcctctgcttAGGCTTGTGAAATGTTATTGTCTCTCCTGGCAGCTTTAACTGGCAAATGGTTGCCAGCAACATGGCAAATATACTTTTTGTGTACTTGATGATGAGCAGGTTATCAGGGCGTGTGTACGGCTGCACTAACAGGATGTTGGACTCAGTGTTTCTGGTGTTTATTattcttttcatgttgtttataCCTTAAATTCCTTCTCAATGTTGGCCAGCATGGCCAGTTCATTGCTGAGCTCCAGAGCAGCCAGTACCGGGTCCTCGTTGGACAGGGAGAGGTAAGCAGGACTGGCCAGACCTCTGTATGCATTGATCCTGGATCGAGAGTGGCTGAAGGAGTCAAACTGTTGCTGGTAGTTGCAGGAGTCGCAGCCGCAGAAGTAGTCGTGAGGATGGTCGATGCGAGCCCCTTTACTCAGCAATGTGTGAACTATCTCGTACTCCTGGCAGTGAGCCGCGAGGATCACTGGAGTCACGTCGTGAGAAAAcctgtcagaacacacacacataaacacagatgatgTGCAGTTAGAAGTACGTAAATAACAAGCATTTTCTTTGTGAGCATCTGAGGTAGAGGACCTGAATCATTTCATCgtttattaatttactgtgttttaaccCTGATTCTTTTAACTGAGACCAGATGCAGTTCCCAGATGTACAACAGTGCTGCTGTTACACTGTTGTCAGGAGACACTATATTTTAGTGATAGTCTCACCTGGTCCCGTCCTCATCGTAAGCATAGAAATCATCCAGCATGTCTGCTTGAGCAGGGCTCGCTGTCAGACGCCGAAGATCTCTAAACGAAGGATGACCCAGCAAGGCCTCTGTGATACGGACATAACCTTTACCTATGACAAGCACGGACACAGAGGAAAGCTCAACATTTGACAACTTATTCATTCAATTATTCATAGTGTAGATGgataatttatttgtattcttCGTCTTGTTTATGCCAGAATTACTCAGCGTCACAGAAACATTTGATGGTATGAAAATAAATCTGCCTTAATCCAAGCGTGGAGAATGTATGGTCATATAACAGAAACAATAATGCAGTATCACACGTgttatgatataataataatattggaCAATCCTGTAGGATATTATCACCCAATTAAACAGTTGCCTTCAGCTCTGTGAGGCTTtacagcatcagcatcagctcGTTTTTCAGTCCAAAAATGGACAATGGGCCGACAAACATAGTGAAGCATTTGGCAGAATAAGAGTCAGATGTTCTAGTCAGATGTTGATGGAGATGAAAGACGAGATCTGAATGTATAAATATTGGATTAAAATTCACAAGGAGgccagaaacaacaaaaacaaatggggGTTTACTTAATGTCATCTGTATGTTAAGTTATCTTCATCTATTGTCTGATgatgtatttacatgtttttaagcTTCATTGTGACCAACAAAGGGAGAATTCATTGTGTTATAGTGCCGTAAAATAGAAGTTAAAGCTCACACTATTCAATTATTAAACAACTGTAGAGCTTTTGTGGATTACAATAGATGATTACTTATACTAAACACTAACTAACACCATGTTAAAAGGACTGGATACAGTGCTGCCACTCAGCTTTGTTGGCAGCTTTTCCCCAAAGCTAGAAACTTGTTTGGCTCGTGCTCCAGTTTTCATTGAAGTGACTAAATTCCCTCTGTGAGTCCAGTATCTACTTCCCATGATACATCCCGAGTCTCAAGCTCATACAGTGAAGTACAACCAGCAGGTGCTTTGTGTCATGTGTGATTAACCCTTGtgtacacaaactcacaaacaccaACATCTTACTGATGGCTAAAAGGAGGGCGTCACCCACTCTGGCCAAATCTGCCCTccccagcagcagctctgtcactTCCAGATGCTCGTTGGCTACAGCCAGCTGCAATGCATTCTGGCCCATGTAGTCCACAGCGTTGACATTCAAGTTGGGCACATGGAGCAGCATGCGCCGGACCTCTGGTATGTTGCCGTATTCAGCTGCCTCCAGGAAACGCTGCTCAACCTCTGACGGGCTGACTGAAGGAGCAGAGAACATATAGGCAGGACCACGGAGAGCCTGGCGACGTTTAACAGCACTGACACGAGCCGTGAGCTGCATCTCAGAGCTGCCAGAGAGTCAGGGGACATAGTAAATATTGTAGTATACACAGAGTACACAACAATTTACAACATACAACTTTCTGCAGTTACTTTTTCCCAGTTTTATCTCAGGTTCACACTCTACAGctaaaacatttgctttttattggTTTCTGGAATTTTATCATTAATTCAACTTCATGTGATGGAAATAccacaacaaatacaaacaactCTTTGAAAAGGCACAGAAATACAATAATGATGATTTTATCAtcattaaaaagattaaaaaatatatttctctaGGGTATATATAAACTACACAGAGTGTCATTGTACAAGAACTGGACTTTCTAAATCTAGTCATTACTATTTAGAAACTGTAAAACTCCCACATACTGAAATATATTTGGATAAAAATCTAAACTAGATAccaataataaatagaaatgttatCATTTTAACTCCATGTCAAACTGATACACAAAAGTCTTTTATTAaattttcacactttttaaaaatgatataaTTGTTCTAAAATTTTATAATCAAATATTGTTTGAGCAGATAAACTGCcaaaaaaaatccataaatGCACTAATGATGTATGTGATGATCAAAcagattattttaacaaaaattaATACATAAAACGAAAGGGGATATAAATAAAGGACTTACCCAAAGCATCGTCCGGGGAAACAGTTTTCTTCTCTAAATTCATCATATATCAGCAGGTTATCACGGCTCCTGACCCTGGGACAGTAACCCGGGGGTCGAGTGGGACGATGAACAGCCGGCGGTCTGCGGTTCATCCTGGAGGTGATCTACAATAGAGGCTCTGCTCCTGCTTCATATGAATGAGTAATCAAGCGCCTGTGGcatgtctctgtctgcctctcactgtctccctccccctctgtttttttttttttcggtgTCCTTGAGAAAGAATGCATCCTTCTCAGTCCCACTGTACTTTTATTTACACACTCAGTGGCAGTGAACATCTCAGTGTTATGACTGAACACACTGAGGGTTACTCGAGATACATGGCCATTTTTGTCTTAGTTGTTTCAGCTGAATCTACAAACTCTGCCTGTTTTTTTCATAAGGGCAAAAAATTTAGGCTGATAAGTGTAAGCACAATATCTAGAAGTATTGTGCTTTGCCAGTGGCTTCAATGCTCAGGCTGTAAATGCTATTTTAAACAGCAGTGTTTAGAGTACATGTTGAattttgttagtgtgtgtgagtgtgtgtgtgtgtgtgcatacatgcatgCAAGAGTGACTGATGGCTGATGAACAGCAGATGAGATTCCTCAGGGTTTTAATTCCCAGTAGACTTTGCTTCCTGTGAGCTCCCACTCTCTACTG is part of the Anabas testudineus chromosome 14, fAnaTes1.2, whole genome shotgun sequence genome and harbors:
- the trpc6a gene encoding short transient receptor potential channel 6a is translated as MNRRPPAVHRPTRPPGYCPRVRSRDNLLIYDEFREENCFPGRCFGSEMQLTARVSAVKRRQALRGPAYMFSAPSVSPSEVEQRFLEAAEYGNIPEVRRMLLHVPNLNVNAVDYMGQNALQLAVANEHLEVTELLLGRADLARVGDALLLAISKGYVRITEALLGHPSFRDLRRLTASPAQADMLDDFYAYDEDGTRFSHDVTPVILAAHCQEYEIVHTLLSKGARIDHPHDYFCGCDSCNYQQQFDSFSHSRSRINAYRGLASPAYLSLSNEDPVLAALELSNELAMLANIEKEFKNDYCRLSSQCKDYVVGLLDLCRSTEEVEAILNGETDSEDSYEPPGRPSLTRLKLAIKYELKKFVAHPNCQQQLLSIWYENLPGLKQQTTAIKLLVVLAVAIGLPGLALAYWVAPCSRVGKVMRSPFMKFVAHASSFTIFLGLLILNAADRFAGTILLPNMTHHQHPGRPHLYSDPLLLYRMTTTPFTWMEILIISWVMGMIWAEVKEIWSQGPGEYLVEAWNFLDFGMLAIFLASFSCRFSALKQAKIAQKYVYMHYTTLINVTLPSDKHYFTLARIYWLPSDPQLVSEGLYAIAVVLSFSRIAYILPANESFGPLQISLGRTVKDIFKFMVIFILVFLAFMIGMFNLYSYYLGAKQNDAFTTLEESFKTLFWAIFGLSEVRSVVINNGHKFIENIGYVLYGVYNVTMVIVLLNMLIAMINSSFQEIEDDADVEWKFARAKLWFSYFEEGRTLPVPFNLVPSPKSILGLVTGIRSLLLEYVSGHSEEKNETQLNQLGGKNSGYGSSARPTRYEKIMKRLIKRYIIKAQANRESDEITEGELKEIKQDISSLRYELLEEKAQNMETLDGLLRRLGEISKSS